A DNA window from Helianthus annuus cultivar XRQ/B chromosome 15, HanXRQr2.0-SUNRISE, whole genome shotgun sequence contains the following coding sequences:
- the LOC110914712 gene encoding F-box/kelch-repeat protein At3g06240-like, translated as MMSNDLCEELIDDIFSRLPTKSLLRFRSVSKSLYACIGSPEFIRLHILRSPTEKIMLIHDIREGEKDWRNTYTLHLEDQFPYNINIGITTPVVYHFGQFKILGSCNGIVCLYEFGKSINLWNPSIRRKVNVHYPPSWGNMCFVFEFGFGFDPVIDDYKILRITTPTSFIYTVKTHTWREIAPPTTSAFHTVNSFHCLFNGALHCTVIGNVLDYYYNYYLLKFDLSSEVFSKIELPEPSWETSAVTVIKGSLAVFSSEPDQENSLIWVMRDYSNPASWSVAFKLKTHRLDTAWRVFPLTASDELLLDLYLDKIQVYNPESHERSKFMGLGDSSQVVGFIKCIESLGLLDIGILC; from the coding sequence ATGATGTCGAATGATCTATGTGAAGAACTGATTGATGACATCTTTTCAAGATTACCAACGAAATCCCTTCTCCGTTTCAGATCAGTTTCCAAATCATTATATGCTTGTATTGGCAGCCCCGAGTTCATTCGACTGCATATTCTCCGATCTCCCACCGAAAAAATCATGCTCATACATGACATCCGAGAAGGAGAAAAAGATTGGCGTAACACCTATACATTACATTTGGAAGATCAGTTTCCGTATAATATCAATATTGGCATAACAACACCAGTGGTGTATCATTTCGGACAATTCAAGATCCTTGGATCTTGTAATGGAATTGTATGTCTTTATGAATTTGGAAAGAGTATTAATCTATGGAACCCCTCAATTAGGCGCAAGGTAAATGTGCATTATCCTCCTTCTTGGGGTAATATGTGTTTTGTATTTGAGTTTGGTTTCGGCTTCGACCCAGTCATAGATGATTACAAGATTTTGAGGATAACCACACCAACTTCATTTATTTACACCGTGAAGACACACACTTGGCGTGAGATTGCTCCCCCTACTACTTCGGCTTTTCATACTGTTAATTCATTCCACTGTCTCTTCAATGGGGCATTGCATTGTACTGTAATAGGGAATGTATTggattattattataattattatttattgaAATTCGATTTGAGCTCAGAGGTTTTTTCTAAGATTGAATTGCCAGAACCAAGTTGGGAAACAAGTGCAGTGACAGTTATTAAAGGTTCTCTAGCTGTGTTTTCTTCCGAACCAGATCAGGAAAATAGTTTGATTTGGGTGATGAGAGATTACAGTAACCCTGCTTCATGGTCTGTTGCTTTTAAGTTAAAAACACATCGATTAGATACTGCATGGAGAGTTTTTCCACTTACTGCTAGTGATGAGTTACTGTTGGACCTTTACTTGGACAAGATCCAAGTTTATAATCCCGAGTCACACGAAAGATCTAAATTTATGGGCTTGGGTGATTCTTCTCAAGTAGTCGGCTTTATTAAGTGCATTGAAAGTCTTGGGTTGTTAGACATTGGGATTTTATGTTAG